One window of the Deltaproteobacteria bacterium genome contains the following:
- the aguB gene encoding N-carbamoylputrescine amidase, with amino-acid sequence MAQSLTVAALQTSFGKDLKANVARVTELVHTAADRGAQVILPSELFESPYFCKVESEDCFALAQPMKDHPTILHFQKVARERSVAIPVSFFELDGQCYYNSIAMLDADGSILGLYRKSHIPDGPGYEEKFYFRPGDTGFKVWSTIYGRIGVGICWDQWFPECARAMMLQGADVLLYPTAIGNEPHDPTLDTKDLWQRAMIGHAVSNVVPVIAANRIGNEDGQIFYGHSFISDHRGNLVAELGRTDQGVITGTFDLDQVRKHRAAFGFFRDRRPSLYSELTK; translated from the coding sequence ATGGCGCAAAGTCTAACGGTCGCAGCCTTGCAGACGTCCTTCGGTAAAGATCTTAAGGCCAACGTGGCTCGCGTTACCGAACTCGTCCACACAGCAGCTGACCGAGGCGCACAAGTCATTTTGCCATCTGAACTTTTTGAAAGCCCGTATTTTTGCAAAGTCGAAAGCGAAGACTGTTTCGCACTTGCTCAGCCGATGAAAGATCATCCAACTATTCTGCATTTTCAAAAAGTGGCCCGCGAGCGTTCCGTTGCTATCCCAGTTTCTTTTTTTGAGCTAGACGGACAGTGCTACTACAATAGTATCGCGATGCTCGATGCGGATGGAAGTATCTTAGGCCTCTATCGCAAAAGTCATATTCCTGATGGCCCAGGGTACGAGGAAAAGTTCTATTTTCGCCCTGGAGATACCGGATTCAAGGTCTGGTCGACGATTTATGGCCGAATCGGTGTTGGCATTTGTTGGGATCAATGGTTTCCCGAATGTGCTCGCGCGATGATGCTTCAAGGAGCTGATGTGCTTTTGTATCCGACGGCAATTGGCAATGAGCCACATGACCCGACTTTGGATACCAAGGATCTTTGGCAGCGCGCGATGATAGGCCATGCCGTCAGCAACGTGGTTCCTGTCATTGCGGCCAATAGAATTGGAAACGAAGACGGACAAATTTTCTACGGTCATTCGTTTATTTCCGATCATCGTGGAAATTTGGTGGCAGAGCTTGGTCGAACTGATCAAGGCGTGATAACCGGCACCTTTGATCTTGATCAGGTGCGCAAACATCGTGCGGCGTTTGGTTTTTTTCGCGATCGTCGACCCAGCCTTTATTCCGAGCTTACAAAATAG
- a CDS encoding agmatine deiminase family protein, with protein MKLHPSAGSDGSFDIRASHSQPAEWERHEAVWLAWPSDDALWLDNLKPAQDEFVEFCRAIADLDPRSAVARGERLHILIPNEVARSEAARRLAGLPIKFFEIPYGDIWLRDTAPVFLKSSAGVQMAATFAFNGWGGKYILLHDREVAARTALASGLKTLSNEFVLEGGSVEVDGEGTCLTSKQCLLNENRNPGMSQADLEQHLSDSLGIKKVLWFGDGLLNDHTDGHIDTIARFVAPGEIALMRAQAKLDPNYAILEKLILEAEGMVDAKGRKLKVHLVPSPGTVQDADGRIMPASYLNFYISNTSVIVPTYGVAYDSMAVSAIAKCFPDHKTVGLSARAILSGGGAFHCISQQLPA; from the coding sequence ATGAAATTGCATCCATCCGCCGGGTCTGATGGTTCATTCGATATTCGAGCTAGCCATAGTCAACCAGCTGAATGGGAGAGGCATGAAGCTGTTTGGCTGGCTTGGCCGAGTGACGATGCACTTTGGCTTGATAACCTAAAGCCAGCACAAGACGAATTTGTTGAATTTTGCCGAGCCATCGCGGATCTCGATCCGCGGTCGGCAGTTGCGCGCGGGGAACGTTTGCACATTTTGATTCCGAACGAAGTGGCAAGATCAGAAGCTGCAAGGCGCCTAGCTGGGCTGCCAATTAAGTTCTTTGAGATCCCGTATGGGGACATCTGGCTTCGAGATACTGCGCCGGTTTTTTTGAAAAGCAGTGCCGGCGTTCAGATGGCCGCGACCTTTGCCTTCAATGGATGGGGAGGAAAGTACATCCTGCTGCACGACAGGGAAGTAGCGGCGCGCACAGCGCTTGCTTCAGGGCTCAAAACTCTGAGCAACGAATTTGTGTTAGAGGGTGGTTCGGTTGAAGTTGATGGTGAGGGAACGTGTTTGACATCAAAACAGTGTTTATTGAATGAGAATCGTAACCCCGGCATGAGCCAGGCAGACCTTGAGCAGCACTTGAGTGACAGTTTGGGAATCAAGAAAGTGTTGTGGTTTGGCGATGGACTGTTGAACGATCATACGGATGGTCACATTGATACGATTGCCCGCTTTGTGGCACCAGGTGAGATTGCCTTGATGCGTGCACAAGCCAAGCTAGATCCTAACTATGCCATTCTGGAAAAACTGATTCTGGAAGCCGAAGGGATGGTCGATGCAAAAGGCCGCAAGCTTAAAGTTCACTTAGTTCCATCGCCAGGCACTGTGCAAGATGCAGATGGGCGAATTATGCCGGCGAGCTACTTGAATTTTTACATTAGTAATACTTCGGTGATTGTTCCTACCTATGGCGTTGCGTATGATTCTATGGCCGTCAGTGCAATTGCAAAATGTTTTCCCGATCACAAGACAGTGGGTTTGTCGGCACGAGCGATTCTTAGCGGTGGGGGAGCCTTTCATTGTATCAGCCAGCAACTACCGGCCTAG